One genomic region from Desulfocurvibacter africanus subsp. africanus DSM 2603 encodes:
- the thiD gene encoding bifunctional hydroxymethylpyrimidine kinase/phosphomethylpyrimidine kinase: protein MQAIPSILTIAGSDSGGGAGIQADLKTIHAHGCYGLSVITALTAQNTRGVTGIHAPPAEFVAKQLETVLADIDVAAAKTGMLFSAEIIRAVAWGLRDVAFPLVVDPVCVAQSGDQLLQDSAVSAMKTHIFPRATLLTPNIPEAELFSGLKIESSKDVFAAMRALLDLGPKAVLIKGGHMREGEQVTDWLGLPDGKIVSLPMPRVGGESRHGTGCTLSAAIASNLGLGLSMEDAVRRSQEFLNAAIRESFPVGKGSGPVNHLVAGQWGQRIKAS, encoded by the coding sequence GTGCAAGCCATTCCTTCCATCCTGACCATCGCTGGCTCGGACTCCGGCGGCGGGGCCGGCATCCAGGCCGACCTCAAGACCATTCATGCCCACGGCTGCTACGGCTTGTCGGTCATCACGGCCCTGACGGCCCAGAATACGCGGGGCGTGACCGGCATCCATGCGCCGCCGGCCGAATTCGTGGCCAAGCAGCTGGAAACGGTACTGGCGGACATCGACGTGGCCGCGGCCAAGACGGGCATGCTCTTCTCGGCCGAGATCATCCGGGCCGTGGCCTGGGGCCTGCGTGACGTCGCCTTTCCGCTGGTAGTGGACCCGGTGTGCGTGGCCCAGTCGGGCGACCAGCTTTTGCAGGACTCGGCCGTGTCGGCCATGAAGACGCACATTTTCCCGCGCGCAACGCTGCTCACGCCGAACATCCCCGAGGCTGAGCTATTCTCGGGCCTGAAGATCGAATCGTCCAAGGACGTTTTCGCGGCCATGCGTGCGCTGCTCGATCTCGGCCCCAAGGCAGTGCTCATCAAGGGCGGGCACATGCGCGAAGGGGAGCAGGTCACGGACTGGCTGGGCCTGCCGGACGGCAAGATTGTCAGCCTGCCCATGCCGCGCGTGGGCGGCGAGAGCCGTCACGGCACGGGCTGTACCCTGTCCGCTGCCATTGCGTCCAATTTGGGCCTGGGGCTGTCCATGGAAGATGCCGTGCGCCGCTCCCAGGAATTCCTCAACGCCGCCATCCGCGAGAGCTTCCCCGTGGGGAAGGGGAGTGGGCCGGTGAATCATCTTGTTGCCGGCCAATGGGGGCAGCGCATTAAAGCGAGTTGA
- a CDS encoding methyl-accepting chemotaxis protein gives MRRVITLRTKMMIFALSIGLTPLLCMGVFSIFTASKSLSRQAFNELEAVRDIKLHALRQHVKSWCDTIEVLRESEDVRGGLASLTSYANRAAILPGMSMDVRSDDYERLHARHHSFFQRYVANLGYYDIFLISSEGRVLFTEARESDLGADLAEGPLRDSGLAKVWRQAMTGNLAFTDFAPYAPSAGEPAAFIAAPVMSGPRTAGVVVLQISITDINALMAQRSGMGTTGESYLVGSDTLMRSDSPLDPEHHSVKASFADPILGKIDSLTAHKALKGGSGVEILEDFKGRRVLSAYAPLDVLGERWALLAEIEANEAFAPVRSLTFAAAGIALLAALGVAAASFLFLRRELLSPFAKLQAYAARVAEGDLQAKAEIDDQAEIGNLQSSVSRMVDRLKAKMAEAEAKGNEASEQADNAQAALEEARRQEERVSMLLGKLRQVADRADQISERVASSAEELSVQVEQVSGGAEAQRDRVSEIATAMEQMNATVAEVARNTNQASSQSHATSDEAEKGAHVVEQAVAAIDRVRSQASRLKKNMADLGQQTESIGKIMNVISDIADQTNLLALNAAIEAARAGEAGRGFAVVADEVRKLAEKTMGATKQVDASIRAIQDAAKQNMCGMDDATTAVEEATDLARNSGQALQHIVGLAQNSARQAESIATATEQQSAASEQIRRSLEEVNRVIAETVNGMSQSSAAVRNLSQMSTDLHRLITEMQDAGKA, from the coding sequence ATGCGCAGAGTAATCACCTTACGAACCAAAATGATGATTTTCGCCCTAAGCATCGGCCTGACGCCACTTTTATGCATGGGCGTTTTCAGCATTTTCACCGCATCCAAAAGCCTTTCCAGACAAGCCTTCAACGAGTTGGAGGCCGTGCGCGACATAAAGCTGCATGCCTTGCGGCAGCATGTTAAGAGCTGGTGCGACACCATCGAGGTTCTGCGCGAGAGCGAAGACGTGCGCGGCGGGCTCGCAAGTTTGACAAGCTACGCCAACCGCGCCGCCATCCTGCCAGGCATGAGCATGGACGTGCGCTCCGATGACTACGAGCGGCTGCACGCCCGCCATCATTCCTTTTTTCAGCGCTATGTCGCCAACCTCGGCTACTATGACATCTTCCTCATCTCCTCCGAAGGCCGAGTGCTCTTCACCGAAGCAAGGGAATCCGATCTCGGCGCGGATCTCGCCGAAGGGCCCCTGCGCGACAGCGGCCTGGCAAAGGTTTGGCGGCAGGCAATGACCGGCAATCTGGCCTTTACTGATTTCGCGCCATACGCACCTTCGGCAGGCGAACCCGCGGCGTTCATCGCCGCGCCGGTCATGTCCGGCCCACGCACGGCCGGCGTCGTGGTTCTGCAGATCTCCATCACCGACATCAACGCCCTCATGGCCCAACGCTCGGGCATGGGCACCACCGGCGAGAGCTACCTCGTGGGCAGCGACACGCTCATGCGCTCCGACTCGCCCCTGGACCCGGAGCACCATTCCGTAAAGGCCTCCTTTGCTGATCCAATACTGGGCAAAATTGACAGTCTGACCGCCCACAAGGCGCTGAAGGGCGGAAGCGGCGTGGAGATTCTGGAGGATTTCAAGGGCCGGCGAGTGCTTTCGGCCTATGCGCCCTTGGACGTCCTGGGTGAACGCTGGGCTTTGCTGGCGGAAATCGAAGCTAACGAGGCCTTTGCACCTGTGCGCTCGCTGACGTTCGCGGCAGCCGGCATCGCCCTACTCGCCGCATTGGGTGTCGCAGCGGCCAGCTTCCTGTTCCTGCGCCGGGAGCTGCTGTCACCCTTCGCCAAGCTACAAGCTTATGCAGCCAGAGTTGCTGAAGGTGACCTGCAGGCTAAGGCTGAGATCGACGACCAAGCCGAGATCGGCAATCTGCAATCTTCAGTCAGCCGCATGGTGGATCGACTAAAGGCCAAAATGGCCGAGGCCGAGGCCAAGGGGAACGAAGCCTCCGAGCAGGCAGACAACGCCCAGGCTGCCTTGGAAGAAGCGCGGCGGCAGGAGGAGCGCGTGAGCATGCTTCTTGGCAAGCTGCGCCAAGTGGCCGACAGGGCCGACCAGATATCCGAACGCGTGGCCTCCTCGGCCGAGGAGCTTTCCGTGCAGGTGGAACAGGTAAGTGGCGGAGCCGAAGCACAGCGTGACCGCGTGTCCGAAATCGCCACAGCCATGGAGCAGATGAATGCAACCGTGGCCGAGGTGGCCCGTAACACCAACCAAGCCTCATCCCAGTCGCACGCGACCAGTGACGAAGCCGAAAAGGGCGCTCATGTCGTGGAGCAGGCCGTTGCCGCCATCGACCGCGTGCGCTCCCAGGCTTCCCGGCTCAAGAAGAACATGGCCGACCTTGGTCAGCAGACCGAATCCATCGGCAAGATCATGAACGTCATCAGCGACATCGCCGATCAGACAAACCTGCTGGCCCTCAACGCGGCCATCGAAGCGGCCCGCGCCGGAGAGGCCGGCCGAGGCTTCGCCGTGGTAGCCGACGAAGTGCGCAAGTTGGCTGAAAAAACCATGGGAGCCACCAAGCAGGTGGACGCAAGCATCCGCGCCATTCAGGACGCCGCGAAGCAGAATATGTGCGGCATGGACGACGCGACCACGGCTGTGGAGGAAGCTACGGACCTGGCCCGCAATTCGGGCCAGGCGCTACAACACATTGTTGGACTGGCCCAGAACAGCGCCCGCCAGGCCGAAAGCATAGCCACGGCAACGGAGCAGCAGTCCGCGGCGTCGGAGCAGATCCGCCGCAGCCTGGAGGAAGTCAACCGCGTCATCGCCGAGACCGTGAACGGCATGAGCCAATCATCCGCCGCCGTGCGCAACTTGTCGCAGATGTCCACGGATTTGCACCGGCTCATCACCGAGATGCAGGACGCGGGCAAGGCCTAA
- a CDS encoding ATP-dependent RecD-like DNA helicase, whose product MSEQQQMALPGDEAGSETLQVALRAEVRQVVYSNAENGYCVLRAASASEPGLVTAVGILGQVTPGEMLELSGRWIVHSKFGRQFEVTSFRQTYPATEHGIVRYLSSGLIKGVGPKTAEALVATFGTAVLDIIESEPERLLEVDGIGKKTLERIRESWGTQRDIRTLMLFLQSHDVPTTYAARIYKAFGAEAVERLKENPYELAYLVRGIGFRTADVMAMKLGLPPDSQVRLEAAIVYALFSMSEKGHLFFPEDKLLDQVDRMLEGMESAKLHQALAGLLERKRVVVEEIGTADVQRGVYLQHFYRWEQETASRLYNLVSHPAPTATLEKVERGLPELEAETGIKLSHEQREAVLGAVANKAFIITGGPGTGKTTITRMVVRSLKKAGLKIKLAAPTGRAAKRLSEASGESASTLHRLLQYSPEQGFSINEDSKLKAEAVIIDEASMLDAQLFVSVLRALPLTCRLILVGDVNQLPSVGPGNILSDLLASQVVPSMCLTRIYRQAQESWIVTNAHRVNDGQFPGEDSKAVPPKKDFFWVRQDEPARVQALILQLVCERIPEIYGLDPKRDIQVLTPMHKGEVGTQALNTMLQERLNPLRSGMQEIVRGRTTFRPGDRVLQLRNNYEKEIYNGDLGWVTSVDPEAGEALVDFEGRGVAFEAADLDELTLAYAVSVHKSQGSEYPAVVVPMVTQHYIMLQRNLLYTALTRARELAVLIGSDKAVGIALRANDAEKRYTHLKVRLQELFNQTQLF is encoded by the coding sequence GCTCAGGGCCGAGGTTCGCCAGGTGGTCTACTCGAACGCCGAGAACGGCTACTGCGTGTTGCGCGCCGCCTCGGCCAGCGAGCCCGGCTTGGTCACGGCCGTGGGCATCCTGGGCCAGGTCACGCCTGGCGAGATGCTGGAGCTGTCCGGCCGCTGGATCGTGCACTCCAAGTTTGGCCGACAGTTCGAGGTGACCTCCTTCCGACAGACCTATCCGGCCACGGAACACGGCATCGTGCGCTATCTTTCGTCCGGGCTCATCAAGGGCGTGGGGCCGAAGACGGCCGAGGCTCTGGTGGCGACCTTCGGCACGGCCGTGCTGGACATCATTGAGAGCGAGCCCGAGCGGCTGCTCGAAGTGGACGGCATCGGCAAGAAGACCCTGGAGCGCATCCGCGAGTCCTGGGGCACCCAGCGGGACATTCGCACGCTCATGCTCTTTCTGCAGTCCCACGACGTACCCACCACCTACGCGGCCAGGATCTACAAGGCCTTCGGGGCCGAGGCCGTGGAGCGGCTCAAGGAGAACCCCTACGAGCTGGCCTATCTGGTGCGCGGCATCGGCTTCCGCACGGCCGACGTCATGGCCATGAAGCTGGGCCTGCCGCCCGACAGCCAAGTGCGCTTGGAGGCCGCGATCGTCTACGCCCTGTTCAGCATGTCCGAGAAGGGCCACTTGTTTTTCCCGGAGGACAAGCTCCTAGACCAGGTGGACCGCATGCTGGAGGGCATGGAGTCGGCCAAGCTGCATCAGGCTCTGGCCGGCCTGCTGGAGCGCAAGCGCGTGGTGGTCGAGGAGATCGGCACGGCCGACGTGCAACGCGGCGTGTATTTGCAGCACTTCTATCGCTGGGAGCAGGAGACGGCCTCGCGGCTGTACAATCTTGTGAGCCATCCCGCACCCACGGCAACCTTGGAGAAGGTCGAGCGCGGCCTGCCGGAACTGGAAGCCGAGACCGGCATCAAGCTCTCCCATGAGCAGCGCGAGGCCGTGCTGGGCGCGGTAGCCAACAAGGCCTTCATTATCACCGGCGGGCCGGGCACGGGCAAGACGACCATCACGCGCATGGTCGTACGCTCGCTCAAGAAAGCCGGGCTCAAGATCAAGCTCGCCGCGCCCACGGGCCGCGCGGCCAAGCGGCTGTCCGAGGCTTCCGGCGAGTCCGCCTCGACTCTGCACCGGCTGCTGCAGTACTCGCCGGAACAGGGCTTCTCGATCAACGAGGACTCCAAGCTCAAGGCCGAGGCGGTCATCATCGACGAGGCCAGCATGCTCGACGCGCAGCTTTTCGTCAGTGTGCTGCGTGCGCTTCCGCTGACCTGCCGGCTCATTCTGGTTGGCGACGTGAACCAGCTTCCGAGCGTGGGGCCGGGTAACATTCTGTCCGACCTGCTCGCCAGCCAGGTCGTGCCGAGCATGTGCCTTACGCGCATCTACCGCCAAGCTCAGGAGAGCTGGATCGTGACCAACGCCCACCGGGTCAACGACGGTCAGTTCCCCGGCGAAGACAGCAAGGCCGTGCCGCCCAAGAAGGACTTTTTCTGGGTGCGCCAGGACGAACCGGCCCGCGTGCAGGCGCTCATCCTGCAGCTCGTGTGCGAGCGCATCCCCGAGATTTACGGCCTGGATCCTAAGCGGGACATCCAGGTGCTCACGCCCATGCACAAGGGCGAGGTGGGCACGCAGGCGCTCAACACCATGCTCCAGGAACGGCTCAATCCGCTCAGGTCCGGCATGCAGGAGATCGTGCGCGGCCGCACGACCTTCCGTCCCGGCGACCGGGTGCTGCAACTGCGCAACAATTACGAGAAGGAAATCTATAACGGCGACCTGGGCTGGGTCACCAGCGTGGACCCGGAGGCGGGCGAGGCGCTGGTGGATTTCGAGGGCAGGGGAGTGGCCTTCGAGGCCGCGGATCTGGACGAGCTGACCCTGGCCTACGCCGTGAGCGTGCACAAGTCCCAGGGCAGCGAGTACCCTGCCGTTGTGGTGCCCATGGTTACGCAACATTATATCATGCTGCAGCGCAACCTGCTCTACACCGCGCTGACCCGCGCCCGGGAGCTGGCCGTGCTCATCGGCAGCGACAAGGCCGTGGGCATCGCCCTGCGCGCCAACGACGCGGAGAAGCGCTACACGCACCTGAAGGTGAGACTTCAGGAACTGTTCAACCAGACGCAACTTTTTTAG